In a genomic window of Myotis daubentonii chromosome X, mMyoDau2.1, whole genome shotgun sequence:
- the LOC132225255 gene encoding melanoma-associated antigen D4-like has protein sequence MAEGSSPMESECCNVEDMEDGLEEVREYEMFDGNEYEEFGAFGGYGTFTSFDIHLLRAFGSLGTSLRVLANEPWELDHPMLARTLVDAFRADPEPAPNEEDDQSGNAGRGDSNRAARTAARAAARAAAAAARALYNQVVTSRPMATDQASREDTQPMASSPHSSQMPGNSEMAASGAPATSSQPQPASQARASEVDATQPKKAFLGQNDGFDFTQPAGVSGIAFPRPKRPAPAPEPTPEGPSAQAASAGEGAATRPKTAKSGKALAKTRWVEPQNVVAAAAAKAKMATSAPEPEGAAATAQNNRDEPWARMGGKRTKKSKHLDDEYESSEEEREPPVVPPTWRASQPPLTVRAQMAPRAQMGPRPPMAVRPQVPSRHILCLPPRNVALLQDRANKLVKYLMIKDYKKIPIKRSDMMKDVIREYDEHFPEIIERATYTLEKKFGIHLKEIDKEEHLYILTCTRDSSARLLGKTKDTPRLSLLLVILGVIFMNGNRVSEAVLWEALRKMGLRPGVRHPFLGDLKKLITNDFVRQKYLEYKKVPNSSPPEYEFFWGLRARYETSKMRVLRFIAQYQNRDPRDWKAHFLEAVDDAFKTMDADMAEEHARAQMRARMNIGDEALIGRWSWDDVQVELLTWDEDGDFGDAWARIPFAFWARYHQYILNSNRANRRTTWRAGVSSGNIGAANASLIDGPSTSSTIRSRNAARTTANFFSWIQQR, from the exons ATGGCTGAGGGAAGCTCCCCCATGGAATCAGAATGCTGCAACGTTGAAGACATGGAAGACGGTCTTGAAGAAGTTAGGGAGTACGAGATGTTTGACGGAAATGAGTATGAAGAATTTGGTGCTTTCGGAGGCTATGGCACCTTCACCAGCTTTGACATTCATCTCCTCCGAGCCTTTGGGAGCTTGGGTACAAGCCTGCGTGTCTTGGCG AATGAGCCCTGGGAACTGGACCACCCTATGCTGGCCCGGACTCTGGTGGATGCGTTCCGAGCGGATCCAGAACCAGCTCCCAATGAGGAGGACGATCAGTCTGGCAATGCAGGCCGAGGTGACTCCAACCGTGCTGCTCGGACGGCTGCCCGGGCTGCTGcccgggctgctgctgctgccgcccgtGCCCTCTACAATCAGGTGGTCACTAGCCGCCCGATGGCCACAGACCAGGCCTCGAGAGAAGATACCCAGCCCATGGCATCTTCTCCGCACAGCTCCCAGATGCCAGGCAACAGTGAGATGGCTGCCTCTGGGGCGCCAGCAAcctcctcacagccccagccagCCTCCCAGGCCCGGGCCAGTGAGGTGGATGCCACCCAGCCCAAGAAAGCCTTTCTGGGTCAGAATGATGGCTTTGATTTCACCCAGCCGGCAGGTGTCAGTGGCATAGCCTTCCCACGCCCCAAGAGACCCGCCCCGGCCCCAGAGCCTACCCCAGAGGGCCCCAGTGCTCAGGCAGCAtctgctggggagggggcagccacCAGGCCCAAGACCGCCAAGTCTGGGAAGGCCCTCGCTAAGACTCGGTGGGTGGAGCCTCAGAATGTtgtggcagcagctgctgccaagGCCAAGATGGCCACAAGCGCCCCTGAGCCTGAGGGTGCAGCTGCCACTGCTCAGAACAACCGCGATGAGCCCTGGGCCAGGATGGGAGGCAAGAGAACAAAGAAG TCCAAGCACCTGGATGATGAGTATGAGAGCAGCGAGGAGGAGAGAGAGCCTCCTGTGGTCCCACCGACCTGGAGAGCATCGCAGCCCCCATTGACAGTGCGGGCTCAGATGGCCCCGCGGGCTCAGATGGGCCCTCGGCCCCCGATGGCCGTGAGGCCCCAGGTACCCTCGAGGCACATACTGTGCTTGCCACCCCGCAACGTGGCCCTTCTGCAAGATAGG GCAAATAAGTTGGTGAAATATCTGATGATTAAGGACTACAAGAAGATCCCCATCAAGCGCTCAG ACATGATGAAAGACGTCATCCGAGAATATGACGAGCACTTCCCTGAGATCATTGAGCGGGCAACATACACCCTGGAAaag AAGTTCGGGATCCACCTGAAGGAGATCGACAAGGAAGAGCATCTGTACATTCTCACCTGCACGCGGGATTCTTCAGCTCGCCTCCTGGGAAa GACCAAGGACACTCCCAGGCTGAGTCTTCTCCTGGTGATTCTGGGAGTCATCTTCATGAATGGCAACCGTGTCAGCGAGG CTGTCCTCTGGGAGGCACTACGCAAGATGGGACTGCGCCCTGG GGTGAGGCACCCATTCCTTGGCGACCTGAAGAAGCTCATTACCAACGACTTTGTGAGGCAGAA GTACCTGGAATACAAGAAGGTCCCCAATAGCAGCCCGCCCGAGTACGAATTCTTCTGGGGCCTGCGGGCCCGCTACGAGACCAGCAAGATGAGGGTGCTGAGATTCATCGCCCAG TATCAGAACCGAGACCCCCGGGACTGGAAGGCTCACTTCCTGGAGGCTGTGGATGATGCCTTCAAGACTATGGATGCGGATATGGCCGAGGAGCACGCTAGGGCCCAGATGAGGGCCCGGATGAACATCGGGGACGAAGCTCTGATTGGACGGTGGAGCTGGGACGACGTACAGGTGGAGCTCCTGACCTGGGATGAGGACGGAGATTTTGGCGACGCCTGGGCCAGGATCCCCTTTGCTTTCTGGGCCAGATACCATCAGTACATTCTGAATAGCAACCGTGCCAACAGGAGAACCACTTGGAGAGCTGGCGTCAGCAGTGGCAACATTGGTGCGGCCAACGCCAGCCTCATAGATGGCCCTAGCACCAGCTCCACCATCCGGAGCAGAAATGCCGCCAGAACCACTGCCAACTTCTTCTCCTGGATCCA GCAGCGCTGA